The Microbacterium luteum genome includes a region encoding these proteins:
- a CDS encoding LacI family DNA-binding transcriptional regulator, producing the protein MSNDRLAVTITDVARRAGVSPATVSRVFNDQFRGNVETAHRVRSAATELSYTPNHLARSFARGKTSAVGFLVPDLANPVFQAVLTGLSLAAGDDGYRVLVADSAESIDDEPLLAGEIRRRCDALVLCAPRMEDDTLAQTVRDLAPVVLTNRSNTVIDAPTLSADSRTGFENIARHLYTLGHRRLAYIEGPEGSANHNRLRGLEDFVRSVEGVSLQRVPGGATSTSGMDAVDALVKTRATAAIAFNDLVGLGVVHGLGERGLRVPDDISVTGFDDIPFARFMTPTLTTASVPHEILGGLAWSRLHALIEGRTPEHNVVFQPRLEARRSTAAPPSA; encoded by the coding sequence GTGAGCAATGACCGACTCGCCGTGACGATCACCGACGTCGCCCGACGGGCCGGGGTGTCTCCCGCGACCGTGTCCCGCGTGTTCAACGACCAGTTCCGGGGGAACGTCGAGACGGCGCACCGCGTCCGGTCGGCCGCGACCGAACTCAGCTACACCCCGAATCACCTGGCGCGCAGTTTCGCCCGCGGCAAGACGAGCGCGGTCGGCTTTCTCGTTCCCGACCTGGCCAACCCGGTGTTTCAGGCGGTGCTCACCGGCCTCAGCCTCGCTGCCGGAGACGACGGCTATCGCGTGCTGGTGGCCGACTCCGCGGAATCCATCGACGACGAGCCGCTGCTCGCGGGGGAGATCCGTCGCCGATGCGACGCGTTGGTGCTGTGCGCGCCTCGCATGGAAGACGACACCCTCGCGCAGACCGTGCGGGATCTGGCCCCGGTCGTGCTGACGAACCGGTCCAATACCGTCATCGACGCGCCGACGCTGTCAGCGGACTCGCGGACCGGGTTCGAGAACATCGCGCGCCACCTCTACACCCTGGGCCACCGCCGCCTGGCCTACATCGAGGGCCCCGAGGGTTCCGCGAACCACAATCGCCTTCGCGGCCTGGAGGATTTCGTGCGCAGCGTCGAGGGCGTTTCCCTGCAGCGCGTTCCCGGCGGAGCAACCAGCACGAGCGGGATGGATGCGGTCGACGCGCTCGTGAAAACCCGCGCGACGGCCGCCATCGCGTTCAACGACCTCGTCGGCCTCGGCGTCGTCCACGGCCTGGGCGAACGTGGTCTGCGGGTACCCGACGACATCTCGGTGACGGGCTTCGACGACATCCCGTTCGCCCGCTTCATGACCCCGACCCTCACCACCGCATCCGTGCCCCACGAGATCCTCGGCGGACTGGCCTGGAGCCGGCTCCACGCGCTGATCGAAGGACGCACGCCCGAACACAACGTGGTCTTCCAACCGCGTCTGGAGGCGCGTCGCTCCACCGCCGCTCCCCCGTCGGCGTGA
- a CDS encoding carbohydrate ABC transporter permease produces MATATIFTFIWTWSDFFSPLIYLRLPETFPASVALKGFIDAQSTSDYGSMFAMSVVSLVPLFIVFLVGQRYLIKGFATSGIK; encoded by the coding sequence GTGGCGACCGCGACGATCTTCACGTTCATCTGGACCTGGAGCGACTTCTTCTCACCGCTGATCTATCTCCGGCTCCCCGAGACCTTCCCGGCGTCGGTCGCGCTGAAGGGCTTCATCGACGCGCAGTCGACCTCGGATTACGGATCGATGTTCGCCATGTCCGTCGTCTCTCTGGTTCCCCTGTTCATCGTGTTCCTCGTCGGTCAGCGCTACCTGATCAAGGGATTCGCGACATCCGGAATCAAGTAG